In one Pseudomonas hydrolytica genomic region, the following are encoded:
- a CDS encoding ArsR/SmtB family transcription factor — MDIDAIIKALAHPVRRDILDWLKEPERHFAEQDHPLEIGVCAGKIFLRTGLSQSTVSAHLTTLQRAGLVTSRKVGQWHFFKRNEELIQAFVAHLGQQL; from the coding sequence CATCATCAAGGCCCTCGCCCACCCAGTGCGCCGCGACATCCTCGACTGGCTCAAGGAGCCCGAGCGCCACTTCGCCGAACAGGATCATCCGCTGGAGATCGGCGTGTGTGCCGGCAAGATCTTCCTGCGCACCGGGCTGTCGCAATCCACCGTTTCCGCCCATCTGACCACCCTGCAGCGCGCCGGTCTGGTGACCAGCCGCAAGGTCGGCCAGTGGCACTTCTTCAAGCGCAACGAGGAGCTGATCCAGGCCTTCGTCGCGCATCTCGGCCAGCAACTCTGA